One region of Halomicrobium sp. LC1Hm genomic DNA includes:
- the leuD gene encoding 3-isopropylmalate dehydratase small subunit produces the protein MTGTEDIPSVDYVDGTGVPIRGNDIDTDQIIPARFMKVVTFDGLGEFAFFDLRFDDDDNQKDHPFNEDRFQDANVLVVNDNFGCGSSREHAPQALMRWGIDAIIGEGFAEIFAGNCLALGIPTVTADHETIDALQQWVEDNPDGEIEVDVAAETVTYGGDEIGVSVDDAQRQALVEGIWDTTALMKSNEQAIAATADSLPYVDQTRDEIHSDD, from the coding sequence ATGACGGGAACGGAAGACATCCCCTCCGTCGACTACGTCGACGGCACCGGCGTCCCGATCCGGGGCAACGACATCGACACGGACCAGATCATCCCAGCGCGGTTCATGAAGGTCGTCACCTTCGACGGGCTGGGCGAGTTCGCCTTCTTCGACCTGCGCTTCGACGACGACGACAACCAGAAAGACCACCCGTTCAACGAAGACCGCTTCCAGGACGCGAACGTGCTGGTGGTCAACGACAACTTCGGCTGTGGCTCCTCGCGCGAGCACGCGCCCCAGGCCCTGATGCGCTGGGGAATCGACGCCATCATCGGCGAGGGCTTCGCCGAGATCTTCGCCGGCAACTGTCTCGCACTCGGCATCCCGACCGTGACCGCGGATCACGAGACGATCGACGCCCTCCAGCAGTGGGTCGAGGACAACCCCGACGGCGAGATCGAGGTCGACGTGGCGGCCGAGACCGTCACCTACGGTGGCGACGAGATCGGCGTCAGCGTCGACGACGCACAGCGCCAGGCCCTCGTCGAGGGGATCTGGGACACGACCGCGCTGATGAAGTCCAACGAGCAGGCCATCGCGGCGACGGCCGACTCGCTGCCCTACGTCGACCAGACCCGAGACGAGATCCACTCCGACGACTGA
- a CDS encoding DUF5799 family protein yields the protein MSSDWTNAIAAERMKVDTEFNDRVEASSFSNQQWNLVMTALEFEIEGAEDPETAEIVADTSNLSTIMPELDRIAKQGPMGGGGGGGGGGGSSGDTGGGLLGGVKDALGLGGGGGGDDRIEEAEELAAEYAGLLQEKLETNGRWSMVCDRAA from the coding sequence ATGAGTAGTGACTGGACGAACGCGATCGCCGCAGAGCGAATGAAGGTCGACACCGAGTTCAACGACCGCGTCGAGGCCTCGTCGTTCTCGAACCAGCAGTGGAACCTCGTGATGACGGCACTCGAATTCGAGATCGAGGGAGCCGAAGATCCGGAGACGGCGGAGATCGTGGCCGACACGTCGAACCTCTCGACGATCATGCCCGAACTCGACCGGATCGCCAAGCAGGGGCCGATGGGTGGCGGCGGTGGCGGCGGTGGCGGCGGAGGTTCGAGCGGCGACACCGGCGGCGGACTCCTGGGCGGCGTCAAGGACGCGCTGGGACTCGGTGGCGGCGGTGGCGGCGACGACCGCATCGAGGAAGCCGAGGAGCTCGCGGCTGAGTACGCGGGACTGCTCCAGGAGAAGCTAGAGACGAACGGGCGCTGGAGTATGGTCTGCGACCGCGCCGCCTAG
- the glpR gene encoding HTH-type transcriptional regulator GlpR: MLPAERKRRIVELVTERDGCSVARLATELDFSKATIRRDLQELEDDGRIERSHGGAVPASSVGQERPYGQREVDRLDAKQAIAARAVDLLQDAQVVSFDAGTTTMAVARALPSEAGVEAVTNMPDLATTLLDKGIEVTVTGGTLRRRTRALVGPTAQRFLDDHHVDLLFVGTNSLDATTGLTTPNEAEAAVKSRFVEQAGRVVLVADSSKFDEQSFVTVADLDAVDTLVTDRAPDGALAAALDEAGVTVLEADA, from the coding sequence ATGCTGCCAGCCGAGCGCAAGCGGCGGATCGTCGAACTCGTCACGGAGCGTGACGGCTGTTCTGTCGCCCGACTCGCAACCGAACTCGACTTCTCGAAGGCGACGATCCGGCGCGACCTACAGGAACTCGAAGACGACGGCCGGATCGAGCGATCACACGGCGGTGCCGTCCCGGCGTCGTCCGTCGGACAGGAGCGTCCATACGGCCAGCGCGAAGTCGACCGACTGGACGCCAAACAGGCCATCGCCGCCCGCGCCGTCGACCTGTTGCAGGACGCGCAGGTGGTGTCGTTCGACGCCGGGACGACGACGATGGCCGTCGCCCGCGCGCTGCCGAGCGAGGCCGGCGTCGAGGCGGTGACGAACATGCCCGATCTGGCGACGACCCTGCTGGACAAAGGCATCGAGGTGACGGTGACCGGCGGGACGTTGCGCCGCCGGACCCGGGCGCTGGTCGGCCCGACCGCCCAGCGGTTCCTCGACGACCACCACGTCGACCTGCTGTTCGTCGGGACGAACAGCCTCGACGCCACGACCGGGCTGACGACCCCCAACGAGGCCGAGGCCGCGGTCAAGTCCCGGTTCGTCGAGCAGGCCGGCCGCGTCGTCCTCGTCGCCGACAGCTCGAAGTTCGACGAGCAGTCGTTCGTCACCGTCGCCGATCTCGACGCGGTCGACACGCTGGTGACCGACCGCGCACCGGACGGTGCGCTGGCCGCCGCCCTCGACGAGGCCGGCGTGACCGTCCTGGAGGCAGACGCGTGA
- a CDS encoding PfkB family carbohydrate kinase, which translates to MSSFDDETEAAVAVARAQLPEAVPSERVVFGFDGYVDRVREVVADRHDPDDYDRLDTLAGFGDRVHDSVAADSSLSFEWLQRGTRTGGHTSHLARAFGSWGFDPVMIGMYGQPVRDVFAEEFADCELHSLGEPGYTDAVEFDDGKLMLIENGTTMDLDWSFLTDQLDRERLRDRLDGAALLGTGYWAETPDLPDVLDGIAGLWDDIDEPPETVLVDPGDVRKLDAERLDGGTGAIGRLAAQTRVVVSANRAETQLLAETYGDGSEESLAATARMLRETFDASLFVSHGVDRSLVAGADGTTDVAVPSVDDPELTTSAGDHFNAGLALALVAGVDPAGAVVVGNAVAGAFVRSGEPPTFEAVRAFVDEYESKF; encoded by the coding sequence ATGAGTTCGTTCGACGACGAGACCGAGGCCGCCGTCGCCGTTGCACGGGCACAGCTCCCGGAGGCGGTCCCGAGCGAGCGAGTCGTCTTCGGCTTCGACGGGTACGTCGACCGCGTCCGCGAGGTCGTCGCCGATCGCCACGACCCCGACGACTACGACCGACTGGACACGCTGGCGGGCTTTGGCGATCGCGTCCACGACTCCGTCGCGGCCGACAGCTCCCTCTCCTTCGAGTGGCTCCAGCGAGGGACCCGGACCGGCGGCCACACGAGTCACCTCGCTCGGGCCTTCGGCAGTTGGGGCTTCGATCCGGTGATGATCGGGATGTACGGCCAGCCGGTGCGTGACGTGTTCGCCGAGGAGTTCGCCGACTGCGAACTCCACTCGCTGGGCGAACCGGGGTACACGGACGCCGTCGAGTTCGACGACGGCAAGCTCATGCTCATCGAGAACGGGACGACGATGGACCTGGACTGGTCGTTTCTCACGGACCAGCTCGATCGAGAACGCCTCCGTGACCGACTCGACGGCGCGGCCCTGCTTGGCACCGGCTACTGGGCGGAGACGCCCGACCTGCCGGACGTACTCGACGGGATCGCGGGGCTCTGGGACGACATCGACGAGCCGCCCGAGACGGTGCTCGTCGATCCCGGCGACGTGCGGAAGCTCGACGCCGAGCGCCTCGACGGCGGGACGGGGGCCATCGGTCGCCTCGCGGCCCAGACGCGCGTCGTCGTCTCGGCCAACCGCGCAGAGACCCAGCTCCTCGCAGAGACCTACGGCGACGGCAGCGAGGAATCGCTCGCAGCGACGGCTCGCATGCTCCGCGAGACCTTCGACGCCAGCCTGTTCGTTTCACACGGCGTCGACCGATCGCTGGTCGCCGGGGCCGACGGGACCACGGACGTGGCCGTCCCCTCCGTCGACGACCCGGAACTGACCACGAGTGCCGGCGACCACTTCAACGCCGGCCTCGCGCTGGCACTGGTCGCCGGTGTCGATCCGGCCGGTGCCGTCGTCGTCGGCAACGCCGTCGCCGGTGCGTTCGTGCGCAGCGGCGAACCGCCGACGTTCGAGGCGGTCCGTGCGTTCGTCGACGAGTACGAATCGAAGTTCTAG
- a CDS encoding isocitrate/isopropylmalate dehydrogenase family protein, whose protein sequence is MTHEIAVIPGDGIGQEVTPAAVEVLDALDVDFEFVEGEAGDAVKAETGEALPQETREIAADADATLFGAAGETAADVILPLRQVVDSFANVRPAVSYPGLDAVQPDTDLVFIRENTEGVYKGIESEISDGVTTCTRVVTEDASRQIADFGFDYARKNDYDDVTIAHKANVMRETDGLFLDTAEAVGADRGADYDTALMDALAMHLVMHPEDYGVVICPNLAGDMLSDLAAGLVGGLGLLPSANVGEENALFEPVHGSAPDIAGEGVANPAAMILSAAMLLDHLGYEDEGDRVRTAVEATLEEGPKTPDLGGSASTEAVTEAVVDRL, encoded by the coding sequence ATGACTCACGAGATCGCAGTGATCCCCGGCGACGGGATCGGACAGGAGGTCACGCCCGCGGCCGTCGAGGTACTGGACGCGCTCGACGTCGACTTCGAGTTCGTCGAGGGCGAGGCCGGCGACGCCGTGAAGGCCGAGACCGGCGAGGCACTGCCACAGGAGACCCGCGAGATCGCTGCCGACGCCGACGCGACGCTCTTTGGCGCGGCCGGCGAGACGGCCGCCGACGTAATCTTGCCGCTCCGGCAGGTCGTCGACTCCTTCGCGAACGTCCGCCCGGCGGTCTCGTACCCCGGTCTGGACGCCGTACAGCCAGACACCGACCTCGTGTTCATTCGGGAGAACACGGAGGGCGTCTACAAGGGCATCGAGAGCGAGATCAGCGACGGCGTCACGACGTGTACGCGTGTGGTCACCGAGGACGCCTCCCGACAGATCGCCGACTTCGGCTTCGACTACGCCCGCAAGAACGACTACGACGACGTGACCATCGCCCACAAGGCAAACGTCATGCGCGAGACCGACGGCCTGTTCCTCGACACCGCCGAGGCTGTCGGAGCGGACCGCGGTGCGGACTACGACACCGCGCTGATGGACGCGCTGGCGATGCACCTGGTCATGCACCCCGAGGACTACGGCGTCGTGATCTGTCCGAACCTCGCCGGGGACATGCTGTCGGACCTCGCGGCGGGGCTGGTCGGCGGCCTCGGCCTGCTCCCGAGCGCCAACGTCGGCGAGGAGAACGCGCTGTTCGAACCGGTCCACGGCTCCGCGCCGGACATCGCGGGCGAGGGCGTCGCCAACCCCGCTGCGATGATCCTCTCGGCCGCGATGCTGCTCGATCATCTGGGCTACGAGGACGAGGGCGACCGCGTTCGGACGGCCGTCGAGGCGACGCTCGAAGAGGGGCCGAAGACGCCGGACCTCGGCGGCTCGGCCTCGACCGAGGCGGTCACCGAGGCCGTCGTCGACCGGCTCTAG
- the pfkB gene encoding 1-phosphofructokinase, with translation MILTVTYNPAVDQTVTFDEPLASETVNRATDAQFDAGGKGINVSQFLAAMDTATVATGLLGGFTGTFITEQLEAADIPAEFVTVDEPTRLNTTALAGGTEYKLNQAGPAVDASAVDDLVDRIADHEPARVLVGGSLPPGLESDAIDRIASSRPWRTAVDVEGEILRSLSADYALCKPNREELAAATETTVGTVEECVAAASALGEQGFERVVASLGADGAVLVGPDGAVHAEPLAVDVVDTVGAGDALLSGVLASLERGERDELALATGVAVASRVVAQAGTGVPDLDGVFEDRAAVETRRL, from the coding sequence GTGATCCTCACTGTCACCTACAACCCCGCCGTCGACCAGACGGTCACCTTCGACGAGCCACTGGCCAGCGAGACGGTCAACAGAGCGACCGACGCGCAGTTCGACGCCGGAGGCAAGGGGATCAACGTCTCGCAGTTCCTGGCCGCGATGGACACCGCCACCGTCGCCACCGGGCTCCTGGGTGGCTTTACGGGGACCTTCATCACGGAGCAACTCGAAGCGGCCGACATTCCCGCGGAGTTCGTCACTGTCGACGAGCCGACACGGCTCAACACGACCGCACTGGCTGGCGGAACCGAGTACAAGCTCAACCAGGCGGGTCCCGCCGTCGACGCGAGCGCCGTCGACGACCTCGTCGACCGCATCGCCGACCACGAGCCCGCTCGCGTGCTCGTCGGTGGCAGCCTCCCGCCGGGACTAGAGAGCGACGCTATCGACCGCATCGCGTCGTCCAGGCCGTGGCGGACGGCCGTCGACGTCGAAGGCGAGATCCTGCGGTCGCTGTCGGCCGACTACGCTCTGTGCAAGCCCAACCGCGAGGAGCTGGCCGCGGCGACCGAGACGACCGTCGGGACCGTCGAGGAGTGTGTGGCGGCCGCCAGCGCGCTCGGAGAGCAGGGCTTCGAGCGCGTCGTCGCGTCGCTGGGAGCCGACGGTGCCGTCCTCGTCGGTCCCGACGGAGCCGTCCACGCCGAACCGCTGGCCGTCGACGTCGTGGACACGGTCGGTGCCGGGGACGCGCTGCTGTCGGGCGTGCTGGCGTCGCTCGAACGCGGAGAGCGTGACGAACTCGCGCTGGCGACGGGAGTTGCGGTCGCGTCGCGCGTGGTCGCGCAGGCGGGGACCGGCGTTCCGGATCTCGACGGCGTCTTCGAGGATCGGGCCGCCGTCGAGACGCGACGGCTCTAG
- a CDS encoding class I fructose-bisphosphate aldolase, whose protein sequence is MHVSDDSPLVRNGKTIVLAHDHGLEHGPKQFDGVEERLDPTEVFEMATHDAVTALAVGKGLTETYYPSYDDEVNLLAKLNGGSDLWMGEPYAPQNWSVDYAAELGADAVGYTVYPGVNDEPRMFEDFRPVQERARDHDLPIAMWSYPRGQAIKEHRSRDVIAYAARIGLELGGDFVKVKYPRSPEAMAHAVDAAGDTGVLLSGGSKTSDREFLELVERCLDAGVSGLAVGRNVWQRAEPYDILDKLEAVVFEDASADDVL, encoded by the coding sequence ATGCACGTCAGCGACGACTCGCCGCTCGTCCGCAACGGCAAGACGATCGTCCTCGCACACGATCACGGGCTCGAACACGGACCAAAGCAGTTCGACGGCGTCGAGGAGCGCCTCGATCCGACCGAGGTCTTCGAGATGGCGACCCACGACGCCGTCACCGCTCTGGCCGTCGGCAAGGGACTGACGGAGACGTATTACCCCAGCTACGACGACGAGGTGAACCTGCTGGCGAAGCTCAACGGCGGTTCGGACCTCTGGATGGGTGAACCGTACGCGCCGCAGAACTGGTCGGTGGATTACGCCGCCGAACTGGGTGCCGACGCCGTCGGATACACGGTCTACCCCGGCGTCAACGACGAGCCGCGGATGTTCGAGGACTTCCGGCCGGTCCAGGAGCGGGCGCGCGACCACGACCTCCCGATCGCGATGTGGTCGTACCCGCGCGGACAGGCGATCAAGGAGCACCGGAGCCGGGACGTGATCGCCTACGCCGCCCGCATCGGCCTCGAACTCGGCGGTGACTTCGTGAAGGTCAAGTATCCCCGCAGTCCGGAGGCTATGGCCCACGCCGTCGACGCGGCCGGCGATACCGGCGTCCTCCTCTCTGGCGGTTCGAAGACCTCCGACCGCGAGTTCCTCGAACTCGTCGAGCGCTGTCTCGACGCCGGTGTCTCCGGGCTCGCAGTCGGCCGCAACGTCTGGCAACGCGCGGAGCCGTACGACATCCTCGACAAACTCGAAGCCGTCGTCTTCGAGGATGCGAGTGCAGACGACGTACTCTAA